The genome window ATGTTAACACTTCACATACTTGTAAACTGCACTTACACGTCTGAACAATGCATTGGTTGTGCATTTCTTGTTGCAGAGGCGTGTGCTCTGCGTAGATGAGAATACATTCAGATCTGTCGTGtaataaatacatttagaaaAACAATTATGTCACATTCTGTCACATTCACAAAAGAAAGAAGGGGGTCCCCCCCTCCTTCAGGTGAACGGTGGGTTTTGAGAGGCGTGGCTCAGTTGCCGGGGATGAGGTCTGTTGTCAGGCAGGTGGTGGTGCCTGCTCGGAGGGTGTTGGGGCTGAACTTGCAGGAGTGTAGGACGGCCTTAAACAGCAGGGGGAGCTGTTCCAACGGAACGTTCACCAGCTTCCCTGGAAGGGCcgaccatttacattacattttacacattagtcatttagcatatgctcttatacagagcgatttacagtagtgagtgcatacattttccatacaatttgttttatttttgtactgtacCATCAAAGACAGTAAGCACAGAAAACAACAACCTCTTAATCCCCATCTATCCCCCAAACAAATCCAATGGACATTGACGTGCACAGTATTCACAACCACAGATCTATTacagtacattatttaccatacATTGGGGTGTATAATGTTTTCCCTTGATGCCATCCTAAAATAGGATAGGATGAACTTTAACCTTAGACACATTGTGCTGTATACAAAAATAAACACTGCACATAACATAGTACACACATTGCACATTACCCATGTCATACACACTGTACACGTTTCGTATAGCCATATGCATAATACATATTGCACACCTTACAATGAAAATGGCTATCAGTCGGAGCTGAAAAGGGTTTGCATTATAAGGTGACAATTGAATGAACTGTATGTACTCACCGGCGATGTGGCGGATCTCAGGGAGGCACATCATGATCTCAGGGAAGCGTTTGGGCTGGTGAGGGTACTTGTACTCAGCTAGGTCCTGGCACACGTACCAGTAGCGCTTGTTCAGCTTCTCCAGCTGAGAAACGTTGGTAAGCCCTCGGATATCTGCACAGAGGAGAGGGTTACGGATACGATGATGACTAATACAGACGTCCCTTTAAAACAATAAAGTTGTGATGCCTTCATTGCCAGGACTTGGTTTAATAAAATATGAATTaaatagatacacacacataatAATATTCACAGTACCTACTGACATATCGGATTATATTTCATAGGTTACATTTTTTATCAGTGTAAAAATTTGCCCAGCAGCCATTGTATCATCCCAGCCTTTTTTGTAATTTCCAACATATTTTTAAAAGTATGTAGAATTGACAGAGTACTACCTTGGGTGAGGAAGTTGATGGCTTTCATACAGGCATACTCCTCATTGCTAACCTTCAGCTGATTCAATTTGCGGAACAGGTATATCAGTCTCTCCATCACATCCATTCCATTTTCACTAAACCTGGCAGATGAGAGATAATCAATTAAAATCATTTGAAAGAACGGCTTAAGTTGCATTTAAAATACTTAATTAATGATGTATCCCAGGACCGATATTCCTCAACCAGATTAAGCTACAGGCGAGGCTTAATCTGGCTCTGGGAAACCACCCTTCCTAATATTCTCCCAAAAAGGCCAAATTTGAGCCAAGGCTATGGCAATGGAACCCCAGATCCATGTTACCAGACTCAAAAACCTGGAGACCTAAGATCCCGGGGCTTCTCTTACCCTTGCAGCTCGTAGTCAGAGGGCAAGTACTTGGTGGTGACGTTGGCCAGGTCCCCGAACATCTGGCCGCTGTAGATGGTGAGGCTGGAGAGCAGGATGAGCTCCTGCCAAGTAGCACTGAGCAGCAGGGTGTAGTCCTCGATGGACAGCTCGCAGAAGAAGGGCAGCCGCTTGATCCAGGAGATCTGCCGAAACAGTAGCTCGTCTGCCAGCCGACAGAGCAAGGCAAACAGCTCCCCCTGGGTCACCCTGTACCTGGGGGACACATGGCAGACAGGGAGGTGTGAAGGTTAGGCATGACACACTTTCTTCACACTCTAGAACCAAAGATAAAGAATAAAAAGAGTGATTGATAGAACATTTTTAGGAAAGATCAGACAAAACAAGACATCTGGCGTCAAGACCCCAAACCTTAAAAGTCTACCAAAAGAAAACGCAGCACGTCGAAAGCACAGTTCCCGACACAGATGTGTACACCGTGGGAACTCACCCATCTTCTATGAGCATGGGGGTCCCCAGGGGGGCCAGGTCCTCAGCTGCCACCAGTTGGGAGACGAGGGTCTGTGATTGGGAGTGCAGGCTGCGGGCCAGGGTGGGCCTAAGGACTGACTGGGCATAACCAAAAAGGTGCGGCAGGAACTGGTAGTGTGAGGACACAGGCGTGCCCACATACTGGTCCCGGTAGGTAGCAGTGTAGCCATTCATTTCCAGGGACCTGCTGCAAAGACACAAGCCAGGAAACCATTACGGAGTAAAGAACTGCTCTACTATAAATACTTATTACACTGTGCTTACAGAAATAATTACACAAGAATAATGGCACCATAATGTGAAGTGTGACAGATTTTTCTACCAAATGtatatttttctgggcacaggcAAGCATGAAAAAATCATGATAGAACTCCACGTTTAACATGGAGACAGCGCCAGAGAGGACTGGGTTGCAGACAGAGAACATCGACCCTGAGACAACCATGTTAAGGACAGTATTTATCATTGTGGAATGGCAAGACTTCAGAAAAAGCAGAGGAATGAAAACTGTGTCTGCTGTTTCCGCGGCAACAAACCCAGGGAGAATCCAGTTGTGAGGAGCTTCAAATTCTCCCATAAATGTGCTTAGGAGTGAAATGTGGGTGACCTTACAATTTAACATGAGAGGAACCTTCACTCAATCGCATTACAACAAAAttctaaaaaaaacattactgGTACTGGTAGGCATGCAATGGAAAATTCAAAAGGTGTCACGAAGCTGAGGGGACAAACTAAAATGTATCCGTATCCGTTCATAGGACATACGACTGCCAGATATAGGTCATTTTATTCAGAAATTAATTTAAAGATATTACATTTGGCCACAAAATTTTGACACATTTCACTCCTGGGGGAAGTCATAGTTACTCAGTCAGTGGTGTTTCTCGGTCAGTGCGCCGCCCTTTAACTTTTGAGGTAATGGTCTGTACGCCTACAGCAACAGCTCACCTGGACGACAGGGTGGAGACCGGAGAGGGTTGGTTGCCCTCGGAGACACCATTGTCGGGGGAACTGTGGTCGCTGTCGCCGTTGTTTCCCCAGGTGTGCTCTGGCAAACCAGCATCCTCCTTGAACTCCTGGCCTGTCATAATGCGCTCCATTTCTTCATTCGAAATCTATAGCAGAGAAGCGAGGGAAAAAAGGAGGGAGGGCAACAAGGAAGGAGGTAAGAGAAGAGAAAGCCTCCGTTCATTTTCTCTTGTCATTCAGAATGTCATAGGGTTATTGATTCAGGTGCATTAGTCCCTGTACAAACAAAAGCCTGTTTGTCTGACGATTagaaaaatgttatacattggtCATTGTTAAGtttttttattcagctatgtAGCATACTAAACCCTGCTCATGAGAAATGACAAAGGTTTCATAgaaatattttaagaatgttCCCGAGACGGTGGCGGGCAGCTTCTCTTTCACATATTGTCAGTATACCCGTGAACAGTGGAATCAATGTGTGGCTATGAGTGGATTTAAGAAGGCAGGAGCTTCTTAGATTGGAGAACAAAACAAGCACCCACGGACATATCTCACACTCGCTCTTGCACTCTTTGCCTCGGGAAGCGGGTGAACTTTTTCTCCGCCGCACAAGCGGTGCCTTCCCATTATCTGTGTTTGAAAGGCGTGTGATTACTCCGTTGCAGCGCTATGGTTCACATCTGAGCAGAAGGGTGATTTAAGCCTAATGAGTTAACCCGATCTGCAATAATGAGGGACAGACTTGACTGTCTCGCAGGGCCTGAATCCAGCTTTGGAGCAAGGACACTGATATTGAGGATATCGCTGGAATCAACTGAATGATTTTGCTCCTTGAAAGATACTAGGCAGAGAATGTTATCTAAAACCATTCTGCAGATACTTAACAGGCAAAAAAAACGAGGTATTTCAAGTATTGCAAAATATCATGCAGGTACAGTAGTCTAGTAAAGACTGACTTTTGCTGCCATTATTGTGTGGTTTTGAACATTTTGAGATGACAATAAGAATAAAGTTGGTGGAAATGAAAGCCTACCTTACTGGTTCACAACAAGTCACAATAGCCAACAATTAAACATATTAAACTACATTTTTTGACCTGTTAAAACATTTGAAAATGCAAGCTACTGTTAAAATGGTCTGGTTTTCACCATCAATGGAACATGAATCAAATCTCATCAATCAATCTTTGCGTTCGGCTACTCAGCTGCTTTCAGGGGCTTCTCTTTAAAAGTACACCTGGAAAATAGCCTCTTTTTTTGTTGAGTCTCAAAACGTTTTAGCAGTTTTGAGTTTTTGTAGCTTTTTGTAGCTGAACATTTAAAGGCTGAAATGGATAgaacataaaataaataaatagtctgAAAATAATAGATTTGTTTTAAAATGAAAGCACTTCAAGTCCATGTCGTACACGAACGTGGCCTCTGAATCAATTAGAGAGAGAATCATGTCCCTTTTCGAGTTGTATTGCCTGTAATGTGAGAAATATATTCTCTGAATACGCTTTACAAACAGAATGATGGAACTGAAAGTTTCTTCTATTGAGGTTGGTTGCTTTGTAAAAAACAGTTTCACACTGGGAggaaccacaggaggttggtggcaccttaattggggagaacgggctcgtggtaatgaacgtggtggaatagtatcaaacacatggtttccaggtgtttgatgccattccatttgcgccgttccggtcattattatgagccgtcctcccctcagcagcctccactgggagGAACATAGAAAACACTAACACCACAGTGCACAACCGAAGTCATTGAGGGCAACAGTGTCTGTGGTTTTCAGAATGGAGAAAACTTTTTGAAAccgagagaaaaagggagggactacttgaacttgtccaataagaacacaGATTTCTTGTTTTCTTTTGCTTAACATTTTACTACGGCGTGACGTGTGACTTACTAAACACATCCCTGGTTTCGTTAATGCCCTTGGCACTTATTTGATCAGTTTATAATGCCATTAATTGGACAGAGAGAAACTGTATTAAACTGGAAAAATGTAATCCAGCAGGCCCTCGAGTCAAACGATATATGGGTAGGGACAGAGGTAAAAGACCTAAGACTGGACCAGAACGGAAACAGTAATAAATTGTGACATACCTCAACAGGTCCAATGCTCTTATTCCTTCCCCCTGGCATTCCATCCTCTCTGATTGCTgtggaaagacacacagacagaacttAGAAAGCCCATTCTGAAAAACTGGAAATGCATTTCACAACTTCCAATCACCCAACATAACCATGTTAAAATAGACTAGTTGAAAGAAAAGAGATGGTGACAGGAGGGTTGGAGTTGGGTTCAGCAACTCAACATAGGATGAGAAGTTTTTTTACTGTTGAGGGAGACATGCGGAAGGCTGTGGAATCTGAGCTGTGAGGTTTGTGGAAGGGACCTGGCACCCTCTAATGGTGAGAAAAGGCATCAGCGTTTTAACTGGTCTGAACTGGATTAAGCAGAAATAGAAGGATACTCTAAAGAGCATATGATTGACATCAATACTTAAAAAGAAAGTCTCTAGAATGTAAAAGAACTGAATAGATAGTAGAGAAATTGAGTTGCGTGATGAATTAACAGTTGAatggtgtgtgtcgtgtgtgtgtgtgtgtgtgtgtgtgtgtacatgtgtcttAACATTTGAATTAACAGTTGAatggcgtggtgtgtgtgtgtgtgtgtgtgtgtgtgtgtgtgtacatgtgtcttAACATTTGAATTAACAgttgaatggtgtgtgtgtgtgtgtatgtgtgtgtacatgtgtcttAACATTTGAATTAACAGTTgaatggcggtgtgtgtgtgtgtgtgtgtgtgtgtgtgtgtgtgtgtgtgtgtgtgtgtgtgtgtgtgtgtgtgtgtgtgtgtatatgtgtcttaACATTTGAATTAACAGTTgaacggtggtgtgtgtgtgtgtgtgtgtgtgtgtgtgtgtgtgtgtgtgtgtgtgtgtgtgtgtgtgtacatgtgtcttAACATTTGAATTAACAgttgaatggtgtgtgtgtgtgtgtgtgtgtgtgtgtgtgtgtgtgtgtgtgtgtgtgtgtgtgtgtgtcttaacaTTTGACTTTGAAAAACATAGAACACAGaagccctctcttctcctctgttctgtctttcTATTTCTCCGTCTTTCTGTTGCCCTCCTCCCTACATTGTTTATAGtgtcacacataaacacatgtcTAACTGACTACTTCCAGGTGACAGACAGGGTCAAGGAGCAGGTTTCAACCTGTTCTTACAGTCACTCGCATACATAAGGCTGCAAATGCTTGGTGATGTAGATGTGGTGGCCACTGGTCAGGCTTTGTGGATATGACTAAGGTCCTTAGCACTATTCCTATTGTGTGTAATGGAGCATTGGTGGGTGTGTTCTCAGAGGCTGCCACTGGGAGGCAGTGGAGGCACACTCTGGAGCTCAGACCACTCAGCATTTTGCACGTGGAATGCTGCAGTTGTTTGCCACTGTTATGCAGACCAGCCATGCTATTGGTTCAAATTGATTCTTTGGGGAATTAATGGGAAACCATTTCTTCGCGGAAGTGCACACTCTAAAGAGAATAGCTACGAGGGGGGTGCACTACGAGGATGGTGTACCACAAGGGGGTGGACTTGCTACCCATCACCCCTCATCAAATAAACCCATTAGTTTACGGTTAGACCAACAAAAAAATGACATATCTGTGTACTTCAAGGTCATAGACACATATCTGGCAGTGACTACACACTAACTGGATTATCTGCATATTGCTTAAGGTGCTTCACCATGCTTGGAAGTGTACACCTACTGGTCTCACAAATCAGATAACGCTTGTCGTTTCTCACCGTCCAATTCCTCCAGCCTCTGCCTGGGGGCCATTGATTAACCAGCTGTTTCAGGCCTCCCTCGTACTCCCTCCTTTCCTTCTCCACTTAGGTGTGGCAAATCGAAAGGCGATATTTATCAATGACTTTGCATATCGAGACATCAAAGCAAAGgatttctcctcctcttctcggGTTTCGGCACAGCACTTTCTTATCTTTCGGAATATCGAGGATCAGAGAGTGTAAGTAGAGGTAGAACATGGAACGGGAGAGAGCACTCGTGTTT of Salmo salar chromosome ssa01, Ssal_v3.1, whole genome shotgun sequence contains these proteins:
- the LOC106570966 gene encoding nuclear receptor subfamily 6 group A member 1-A isoform X7; amino-acid sequence: MSRKQRNRCQYCRLLKCLQMGMNRKAIREDGMPGGRNKSIGPVEISNEEMERIMTGQEFKEDAGLPEHTWGNNGDSDHSSPDNGVSEGNQPSPVSTLSSSRSLEMNGYTATYRDQYVGTPVSSHYQFLPHLFGYAQSVLRPTLARSLHSQSQTLVSQLVAAEDLAPLGTPMLIEDGYRVTQGELFALLCRLADELLFRQISWIKRLPFFCELSIEDYTLLLSATWQELILLSSLTIYSGQMFGDLANVTTKYLPSDYELQGFSENGMDVMERLIYLFRKLNQLKVSNEEYACMKAINFLTQDIRGLTNVSQLEKLNKRYWYVCQDLAEYKYPHQPKRFPEIMMCLPEIRHIAGKLVNVPLEQLPLLFKAVLHSCKFSPNTLRAGTTTCLTTDLIPGN
- the LOC106570966 gene encoding nuclear receptor subfamily 6 group A member 1-A isoform X6, translating into MDTWEDDQADPRLCLICGDRATGLHYGIISCEGCKGFFKRSICNKRVYRCSRDKNCEMSRKQRNRCQYCRLLKCLQMGMNRKAIREDGMPGGRNKSIGPVEISNEEMERIMTGQEFKEDAGLPEHTWGNNGDSDHSSPDNGVSEGNQPSPVSTLSSSRSLEMNGYTATYRDQYVGTPVSSHYQFLPHLFGYAQSVLRPTLARSLHSQSQTLVSQLVAAEDLAPLGTPMLIEDGYRVTQGELFALLCRLADELLFRQISWIKRLPFFCELSIEDYTLLLSATWQELILLSSLTIYSGQMFGDLANVTTKYLPSDYELQGFSENGMDVMERLIYLFRKLNQLKVSNEEYACMKAINFLTQDIRGLTNVSQLEKLNKRYWYVCQDLAEYKYPHQPKRFPEIMMCLPEIRHIAGKLVNVPLEQLPLLFKAVLHSCKFSPNTLRAGTTTCLTTDLIPGN
- the LOC106570966 gene encoding nuclear receptor subfamily 6 group A member 1 isoform X2 translates to MEIEKRTNGFEYTDRSKSINGFYADHGLHSEPSDGMDVINEHHLDDQADPRLCLICGDRATGLHYGIISCEGCKGFFKRSICNKRVYRCSRDKNCEMSRKQRNRCQYCRLLKCLQMGMNRKAIREDGMPGGRNKSIGPVEISNEEMERIMTGQEFKEDAGLPEHTWGNNGDSDHSSPDNGVSEGNQPSPVSTLSSRSLEMNGYTATYRDQYVGTPVSSHYQFLPHLFGYAQSVLRPTLARSLHSQSQTLVSQLVAAEDLAPLGTPMLIEDGYRVTQGELFALLCRLADELLFRQISWIKRLPFFCELSIEDYTLLLSATWQELILLSSLTIYSGQMFGDLANVTTKYLPSDYELQGFSENGMDVMERLIYLFRKLNQLKVSNEEYACMKAINFLTQDIRGLTNVSQLEKLNKRYWYVCQDLAEYKYPHQPKRFPEIMMCLPEIRHIAGKLVNVPLEQLPLLFKAVLHSCKFSPNTLRAGTTTCLTTDLIPGN
- the LOC106570966 gene encoding nuclear receptor subfamily 6 group A member 1 isoform X1; protein product: MEIEKRTNGFEYTDRSKSINGFYADHGLHSEPSDGMDVINEHHLDDQADPRLCLICGDRATGLHYGIISCEGCKGFFKRSICNKRVYRCSRDKNCEMSRKQRNRCQYCRLLKCLQMGMNRKAIREDGMPGGRNKSIGPVEISNEEMERIMTGQEFKEDAGLPEHTWGNNGDSDHSSPDNGVSEGNQPSPVSTLSSSRSLEMNGYTATYRDQYVGTPVSSHYQFLPHLFGYAQSVLRPTLARSLHSQSQTLVSQLVAAEDLAPLGTPMLIEDGYRVTQGELFALLCRLADELLFRQISWIKRLPFFCELSIEDYTLLLSATWQELILLSSLTIYSGQMFGDLANVTTKYLPSDYELQGFSENGMDVMERLIYLFRKLNQLKVSNEEYACMKAINFLTQDIRGLTNVSQLEKLNKRYWYVCQDLAEYKYPHQPKRFPEIMMCLPEIRHIAGKLVNVPLEQLPLLFKAVLHSCKFSPNTLRAGTTTCLTTDLIPGN
- the LOC106570966 gene encoding nuclear receptor subfamily 6 group A member 1 isoform X3; translation: MEIEKRTNGFEYTDRSKSINGFYADHGLHSEPSDGMDDQADPRLCLICGDRATGLHYGIISCEGCKGFFKRSICNKRVYRCSRDKNCEMSRKQRNRCQYCRLLKCLQMGMNRKAIREDGMPGGRNKSIGPVEISNEEMERIMTGQEFKEDAGLPEHTWGNNGDSDHSSPDNGVSEGNQPSPVSTLSSSRSLEMNGYTATYRDQYVGTPVSSHYQFLPHLFGYAQSVLRPTLARSLHSQSQTLVSQLVAAEDLAPLGTPMLIEDGYRVTQGELFALLCRLADELLFRQISWIKRLPFFCELSIEDYTLLLSATWQELILLSSLTIYSGQMFGDLANVTTKYLPSDYELQGFSENGMDVMERLIYLFRKLNQLKVSNEEYACMKAINFLTQDIRGLTNVSQLEKLNKRYWYVCQDLAEYKYPHQPKRFPEIMMCLPEIRHIAGKLVNVPLEQLPLLFKAVLHSCKFSPNTLRAGTTTCLTTDLIPGN
- the LOC106570966 gene encoding nuclear receptor subfamily 6 group A member 1 isoform X4 gives rise to the protein MEIEKRTNGFEYTDRSKSINDVINEHHLDDQADPRLCLICGDRATGLHYGIISCEGCKGFFKRSICNKRVYRCSRDKNCEMSRKQRNRCQYCRLLKCLQMGMNRKAIREDGMPGGRNKSIGPVEISNEEMERIMTGQEFKEDAGLPEHTWGNNGDSDHSSPDNGVSEGNQPSPVSTLSSSRSLEMNGYTATYRDQYVGTPVSSHYQFLPHLFGYAQSVLRPTLARSLHSQSQTLVSQLVAAEDLAPLGTPMLIEDGYRVTQGELFALLCRLADELLFRQISWIKRLPFFCELSIEDYTLLLSATWQELILLSSLTIYSGQMFGDLANVTTKYLPSDYELQGFSENGMDVMERLIYLFRKLNQLKVSNEEYACMKAINFLTQDIRGLTNVSQLEKLNKRYWYVCQDLAEYKYPHQPKRFPEIMMCLPEIRHIAGKLVNVPLEQLPLLFKAVLHSCKFSPNTLRAGTTTCLTTDLIPGN
- the LOC106570966 gene encoding nuclear receptor subfamily 6 group A member 1-A isoform X5; amino-acid sequence: MEIEKRTNGFEYTDRSKSINDDQADPRLCLICGDRATGLHYGIISCEGCKGFFKRSICNKRVYRCSRDKNCEMSRKQRNRCQYCRLLKCLQMGMNRKAIREDGMPGGRNKSIGPVEISNEEMERIMTGQEFKEDAGLPEHTWGNNGDSDHSSPDNGVSEGNQPSPVSTLSSSRSLEMNGYTATYRDQYVGTPVSSHYQFLPHLFGYAQSVLRPTLARSLHSQSQTLVSQLVAAEDLAPLGTPMLIEDGYRVTQGELFALLCRLADELLFRQISWIKRLPFFCELSIEDYTLLLSATWQELILLSSLTIYSGQMFGDLANVTTKYLPSDYELQGFSENGMDVMERLIYLFRKLNQLKVSNEEYACMKAINFLTQDIRGLTNVSQLEKLNKRYWYVCQDLAEYKYPHQPKRFPEIMMCLPEIRHIAGKLVNVPLEQLPLLFKAVLHSCKFSPNTLRAGTTTCLTTDLIPGN